The nucleotide sequence AGTGTTCAGGGGGATCGTCTTTACGTCGTCGCCGCAGTTGGCCGTGTTGTGCAGACTCACGGATCCGGTGCAGGTGCCCGTGAGGTTGCCACACCCACATACAGTGCACCCACGCGCGTCGTCCAGCCCTTCGTAGAAGACCCACTTGTTGGTGTATGCGGCCGGGCAGGCGAGGTCTCCGGATTGATATACGCACGTCTTGTCCGACACGGGAGCCGGCACGCAGACCTCACTGCCCGCGCATGCGCCCGCGGTCGACGCCCCAGTGCAGGCACGCGCCAGCAGTCCCCAAGACGGCGGGGTGATCACTTCGGACGGCTTGGGCGTACAGCTACCGACAACGGGGCTGCCCGTCGCGCGCAGGTGTGTCGCGACCGGCGGCACCACTGCTGGCACGCAGCCGGAGCCCACCGCTATGTCTGCGACCTTGCTTCCACCGCCGGCACAAGTCCCAAAGCCGAAGGCGTTCAGCGTGGCCAAGGAGCAACTCACGATCGCCGAGCTCTGACAGCTGCAACCACAAGTGGCCGGCGGAGCGGACAGATTGTCCATCAGCAGTCCGGGGGTCGTCTGCGTCGGGTAGTCGGAGCCGCACGTGGGCGGGGTCGAAGCGCCGCTGCTCATGGCGACTGGCCCGGACCAACCACTCGGCACGGCGGGCACACAGCTCTTGCCAAGGGACGCGCAAGACACGCCAACGCTTCCTCCACTTCCGCCGCTCGCACCGGTGCCGCCGAAGGCGCCGACGCCCGCCGAGCCACCGGTTGCACCGGCGCTCCCGGTGCCGCCGAAGGCGCCAACGCCAGCCGATCCGCCGAAAGCACCGCTACCGCTCGAGCCACCGAAAGCGCCGCTACCGCTGGAACCGCCGCCGCTCGTTGCGCCGCTCCCCGCGCCACCGCCCGCCGTGCCACCCGTTGCCGAGCCACCAGTGGCGCCCGGCTCGTCGACTTGGTGGTAGTCCTCGTCGATACCGGCAAGGGTCGAGCAGCCCGCAGACACACTCAATCCCAGCGCTACCAACGTGCGCATCCGCAAACCGCGTGTCATGGAGCTCCGCATTCGCCCAATCGACTCCTAGAATACCTCAACTGACGCGACGGCGTCCAAGCCGCTGCGCAGAGCCGCTTTCGAGGGAGACGCCGGGGACCGCGCTGGACAAGCCGCGTGCTGGAGCGACCCCGGCGTGGTTCGCCGGAAGTTGCGCGCCTTCTTGGCGAAGCCGAGGGCCTTGAGTCTTGGGGCTAGTTCCGCGCCAATGGCCTGATCGATGAGGATGGAACTCTCACTCATTACTCAACCCCAGCTCGAACTCTAGCACGAGCGCGGCGGCAAAGATGAAAGCGTCTGCTCGCGCCGCGTGCGGCAACCATGCAGCCATCCGCCACTCCGCGCCCAGACCACTCGCAGTCCGGCCACGATTGAAAGGGCGCTACGCTGGTACCAGCAACGCCAAGGCGTGACGGATCAGCTCTTCCATCGAGAGCGCATCATCGCACGACGTGAGCTCGCCAAGTGCCCTGCGGCACTCCGCCTTCTTGAAGCCCAGTGTGGTCAGTGCCGCCATCAGCTTGTCCGTTCGGTCCTCGCCTCGACCCTCTGCAAATGCCGCGCGGTTGCCATGCCTCGGTCGGTCCGGGTTTGAAGCGATTGCCTCTCGCCGCGTTCGCTGGCGAAGGTCACTCGCGCACGTCATCGCCTCGGTTGTTCGCTGGCGCAGGCCGCTCCCGCGGTGTCCTGGCGCACTCGTCTCCCGCGTTCGCTGGCGAAGGTCGCAGCGTTCATTCGCCCCCGGTGTTCGCTGGCGAAGGTCGGTCCCGCATGCGCTCGCCTCCGGCATTCGCTTGCAGAGGCGTGCCCTTGCGCCGCGGTCCCCACGCGCACTCGCCTCCGTCCCCGGTGTTCGCTGGCGAAGGTCGCTGTCTCGAGCGCCCTCGTTGGAGGGTCGTGCGGCGCCCTCCGAGCCTCCGCCCGCGCGGCTCTCAATCTCTTCCGAATACAGGTCGCTTTCAGCTCGCACGTGGCCACCCTGCCCGGCGGCCGTTCCGTTCACGCTGTGGTTCAGGACTGCGCGCCGGCCGGACCCAAGTCTTCGCAGCGCGATCTTGTCGTCCATGAATGCATCGCCGAAAGTCTGCCGCGCGTGCATTGATTGTGCGCCGCGCATAGCAAGCGACCGTTGCCGGGGCCGCCGCCGCCCCCGCGTGCCCGTTCTTCGACGTGGTCGAAGTTCAGAAAGGCCTTCCCGCTGCAACGCACGCCCGCTGCCGATACATAGGTGCACTGGCCCGCGTCTCGCTCGTACACCTCGCGTCTGGACTCTCGTGTTGGCGCGCCGTGCTTCGCTCCCGGGCTGCGGTGAGGACGGTCGGTCTTGCCCCAGCAGGTGTTCTCGCGTTCGGCAATCAGCAGATCCAGCGCCCGCTCGAAAACGGTCTCCAGATCCCGCCCTACATGGCTCATGCGGTTGCGCGCGTGCTCCAGCTTGGCCTTGAACGCCGCGCTCGCACTGAACCGAAATGCAAACCGATCCGCCGAGCGTGGCTCGATGCCATCACGAACCAAGTCGCCCTGCGCATCGCGCGATTCGAAGTCCACGAGCCCAATGCAATCCGGAACGTCGGGCCTGGGGAACCAACGCGCAAGCACTTCCTGGATCTCCGCTTTCGTCTTGCGGCAGCACGCCTCCAGGATCTGGCCGTGGTTCGCTTCCGTGAGCCGACTCGCCAGCAGCGAAAGCCCGGTGAGATGCAGCCCCCCATCGGCAAGCATGGCAATCACCAACGGGAACCGCCGCGAGACCCTCGCTCCCGAGATGCTGCGATGCGCTTCACCTTCGCTCATCCCGAGACCGCGCACGCACAAGTCATACATGGACGAGTACCCCTCGCGCAGATGAAGCGAGCGGCGCTCCACCTCGGCCAGGTGCGCAACCAGCATCGCGACAGCGCGGCGGCGCCGATGGTTCATCGTGAGCGTGCGCGTCCACAGCTCTGTGTTGGAAAGCGCGCCCAAGCCAGCTGCTTCGGCTTCGCTTGCGGCCGGTCCCCACGTTCCCTGGCCGCCCGCCACGTCATGCGCTTCCGCTTCGCCGGCACGCCTCCGCGCTTCCACTTCGGCTACTGCGCCACGAGGCGAACCGGCTTCCGTAGGGTGCACGAACGCACCAACACTTCCGCTGCCGAGGACCTCTTCAACGTGGCTCGAAGAGCCCGCTATTTCGATGGCCAAGATGCCACCCCCTTTCCTTCCTTCGGCATACCACGGGAAAATTGGCCCTCCTGGGCGCCACGCCAGCACGTTTTTACCGCCCCCGACGCGAGCAAAATCGATCTTGAGCTGAACGCCACGCACAACGCGAATGCGCGCTGGCAACGCCCCTTCCTGCACCGATCCGCGTCGATCGCGCACGCCTCGCCCGCAACCCCGTCAACACAATTCGACCCGCCACCTTCACTTTCTGCGCTCGGTCTTCGGCGTTCACGTTGCCGTGTTCCCCGTCGCCGCGTTCCCCGTCGCCACGTCCGCGGTTGCCGCGTCCGCCGTCGCCGCGTCCGCCGTCGCCGCGCTCGCGTCCTGCCGTGATCGCTTTCCCTGCCGCACCCGTTCCCAGAACTACCTTCGCTGGCGAAGGTGCTGCCTCTTCCAAGCGAGCGTCTACGCCACGCATGCCCCCGCACGCACCGATCGCACCAGCATCACCTTCGCTGGCGCGCTGGCGAACGTTCGTCCCCGGCGCGCCGCAGGCCAACCTTCGCTGGCGAACATCTGTCCCCGGAGCGCCGCAAGCCAACCTTCGCTGGCGAATGTGACTCAGTTCGCCAAAGCGCCCCTGCGCAACCTCGCACCTGCACTCTCCGGCGCCACGCATCCCGCTCACCATCGCGGTGCCGCAGACCACGCTGCTCAGCTACGCAGCTGCCAGCCCCAGCAACCGCCGGCCCACTCGCCTGCCTCACCCGCTCTCGATATCAGCGAACTCGCACCACGCCGCGCCGATCTCGAGACCGGGCGCGTTCGCGCGCACCAGTGCATTCCCGGATCAGCCCCGCACCCAGGAACCACGCTGACAGTCCGGAACCGAGAGCTCGACGCGATGCGCGCACCCCTTGCCGCGCGACTCGAGTCGCCAGCCCCCGTCCATCGCGCGCTCGTTGCCGCGCGACCCCAGGTGCCGATCCCTGTCTGTCGGGACGCGCGCGCAGCCCGAAGCACCACCCCGTATTCATCGCGCCTCCTCTGCGCGCTTTGAATCGCGCACACACCGGAGCAAGTGCGAGCACTCGCAGGCGGCGGCGTATCGTTTCGCAAAGGTCGTGATGCGAAGGGCGTTGCGCGCTGGCACAGCTGCACTCCGCAAGCACAGGCTGCACCGCCACAGCGAACTGCAACCCTCCACACCGTCACGCCGCCCCCCGCGAGGCGGGCCCCATCCAAGGCCCGCCTTCGGCGACGAATTCGTGAGGTCGGCAGATCGCGCCTGCGCGTGCGACTTCCGCGCGACGTGCGTGCGAAGCGCGTTGAGATACGCGCGCCCATGACGTGACGGTTCGATTCCGTCACAGTCGATACAGGCGCGCGCTGACAGTTGGAGTCAGGGCCTAGGGCACAAGGTAGCGACTGATACGGGCGTACCTAGCCCGAACCATCCGGCTACTCCTCCTCATCGGGATCTCGCCTCGCCCCGAAAGGAAGTCCGCAGTGCACGCAGCATCGTCGAGTAGCGTTGGTCGGCGCCGGCTTTGCACGGGGTGGTGGGAGCCGCATGATGGCACGCCTCGCGGCGAGGCTGGACCAATGGCTACCAGTCCAGTGCGAAAGTGGATCTGCGCACCGGGGGCATTTGAACATCGCGTGCCAGTTGCCGAAAACCAAGACTCCCAGGACGCCCACGATGAGCCCCGACCAGCCGCGGAGAGCCACACCCACGCCGACCGACACCAGAGCCGCCAAACCCACCAGCCTCCGTACCCGCCAGGCTCGGATGTACCTCGCGTTCGGCTCCGCGAACTTCTCCGGTTCGGTTCGATACGGAGAGCCATGCGCCATGTCTTCCCCCGCTCAACGCTCCCCACGATCCCTCAGGTGCTTCTCCAGCGCGACCATGGCGTCCCGGATCTTCGACGCGACGGCCGGCGTGGTCAGCATCTGTTCTTCGGTCGTGCAGGCGCCCAGTAGCTGAATCGAGACGGACGCTTCGTCTATGATCTCCGCGGACATGGTGCGCAAGATCTCCAACAGCGCGTCGTACGCATGGTGGGAGCGGGGCGACGTGTTCACCACCGCAACGGGCATGTAGACGAAGCGCTCGAAGCCAACGAGCCAATCCAGCGCGTTCTTCATGACACCAGAGACGCCGTGGGCATACTCGGGGCTGGCGATGAGCAACGCGTCCGCCCCCTCGACCTCGCGCCAGAGGTCGCGCACCGGCGCGGGCAAGTCCGATTCGAGATCGGGATTGAACAGCGGCAGCTCCCCGAGGCGCGGGTAGATCGAGACGGCCAGCCCCGGCGGCGCCAACCGCGACGCCGAACGACAGAACGCCGCGTTGATGGAGACAGCTCGGAGACTACCGACGAGCGCTAGAACGTTCATGAGTTGTGTTCGATGTTTGTGCAGATGCGTTTCGAGTGCGTGACCGCCGCCAGCACGCCACGAGCCAATCACCACAGCGCCAGAATACTACCCGGACCAGCCGCCAAACGTCTTGGCGGCATCTTCGAGTTCAGTGGGAACGACCGCGAGTCGAGCCAGGACGCCCTCCACGCGGTTTCGCCAGTCGGCATGGACGCGCCAGAAGTCGGGCCCGAGCCGGAGCAGGCTGTTCAACAGGTCGCCGGGATAGAGATCGCCAGCGACGAGGGCATCTCGTTCGACCACGTCGAGCGCTAGGGGCACCAGGAAGCGAAGACCAATCTTCTGCCCGATCATGATGCGCAGGTCTTCGACGCCGAACTCGCCAATCGGCTTCCGTCGGAGCCTGTGACAAGTTGCGACGAGGTATGATTCGTACGTAGGAGCCGCCCATGCAGGCGGATCAAGTTCGTCGAGAGTCTTGGCGAGCAAGGACGGATCCATCGACATCGCGTGCGGTTCCCCCACCTCGAGCGCGATGCCCGCGGTGTCGAACTAGAACTCAAGCTTGGGGCCAAACAGTGACCAGGACAACCCGCAACCCAAGCTACTTGCCAGGCGCGTCTCGATCCAAGATGCACTTGATGTCGTCGGCCACGGAGTCCACCCCATTGCAGGAGTAGGTCGCTGTCTGACCGCAACCGCTCGCGGAGTAGCTGCTGCCCGACACTTTGGTGACGCTGATGCGCTCCTCCGGGCAGTCGAAGTCATGCGCGGCGCGTGCGTGAACCGTGTCCTCGGCCGTGAAGCAGGCCGAGAGCAAAACCGAAAGGACGAAGAAGTATACGGTGCGATGCATTGCTTCCTTGGAACCCGACCAACCGGCCCACTCCCGGCTCCAACTGAACCCTGGTTTCATCGTATCACCCCGTGGGGGGCGGCGGGTTGTCGATGGTGCGCAGCGTCGTCCTGACGAAGCCGCAACTCGAGCAACGAGCGAACATCCCAACTCCATCACCACCGTCACGCCCTGTGATCCCGCACCCTCACTCCCCCACCACCAACCGCAGTCCCGCGTCGTACTCGTCGAGTTGGCGCAGGTGTCCGTGCTTGGCGTCCCAGGCGCCGCTGGCGAGATCTGCGGCGAGGGCCGTGACGACTCGCTCCACTACCTCACTACTCTGCCGCGCAAAGCCCGAGGTGGCGTTGCGCGCGTCGGCGTCGAGCACCCACTCGGGATGCGCCCAGAATGCGCCGAGCATGCGGTCCGTGGTGTCGGCGGCGATCGGTACCGTCTCCACTGTTCCACCGCCGAGCCACTGCGCGATGGTCTCCGGCGGCGGGAAGATGCGCCGGTCCAGCTCGGCCACCTCGGTGAGGTATTCCGCCATCAGCCACATGTTCCCGCTCACTTCCGCGTCGTAGGTCAACACCACCACGGGACCGCGCGCCACGCGACGAAGCTCCTTCACTCCCGCCTCTCGTTCTGCGTCCCAATGATGCACGGTGAGGATCGCCATCGCGGCGTCGACGCTTCGATCTCGAAGGGGCAGCGCTCCCGCAGAGGCACGAATCGCCGGCACGCGCTGCGGCGCTCGCTGCGCCGCCATCACGTCGCTCGGCTCGATGGCGATCACGTGCCGGTCCGGCGGCTCGTAGGATCCCGCGCCCGCACCCACGTTGACCACCGTACGCGCATCACCCAGCGCGCGCGCGATCCGCGCCTTGATGCGCGGATCCTCCCGCCGCTGCGAAGCGTAGCCATGACCAATGCGGTCGTAACGAACGGACACGCGCGTAGTGTAGATCGGTTTTGTTGCCCCCACGCCCGCGCCTGCGCAGTTTGCCCCCATGCCCGCGCAGTGTACCTTGGTTTTGTTGCCCCCCCACGCCCGCGCACGCGGAGCACAAGCGCAACCCCAACTTCAGCGTCTCGCGCGGGCTTCCCCCCCAAATCGGCCGCTCCGCGGCCTCAGGGGGGGACCACGCAGTCAAAAGTAGATCTTCGCGTCCAGGTGATAGATCCGGGGATACAGGCCGAACTCGCTCTCGGGGGTGATCGCCGTTGCTTCGTAGCGTGGGCCTTTGCCGACGGGGATGAAGGCGCCCGCGACCAGTAGCGTGTTTTCGGCGACGTCGAAGTCGAGTTCGGGCGCCAAGATCGCGCTCGGGTCCTCCGCGTTCAGGATGGCGGAACCGAGGGCATGCAGCAGGGGATGGAGCTCCCAGTCCGCGGCGACTCCAACATACAGACGACCCACGTTGTACGCTTCGCCCACGGCAAAGCGCGGGCTCGTCATCTCATCCAGGTAGTACTTGGGTTTCGGCGCGCCCGAACCGTTCACGTACGCCTCGGCCGTGAACAGGAGCTTCTCGTGGAGTTGGCTGGTGCTGCCGAGCACTGCGCGCTCGAAGGCCGCGCGCCCGTAGCGTCGGCGCTCGGTGTCTGGAACGTAAGTGACGGTGGTGGAGCCGTGCAGATCCGTGCCGCCTCCGAGATCGACGAACAGATCGATTCCCCCCACGGCGTCACCGCGCACGTAGCCACCCAAGGCGCCTAGACGAAGCTTCGCCACTGACGCTTCCACGCGCGCGAGCACGGCCGACCCATCCTTGCCAACTTCGAAATCGCTCTTTGGTTCGCGCTTGCCCAGCGCGCCCACCAGCATCAGCGTTGCGCCATCGGTGACGGGCAAGTCCAGGCGCACGGCGTCCACACCGGGCTTGTATTCGGTGTTGAGTTGCAGCGGAGAGAAGGGCACCAGCAAATCCTCGGGCGTCCAGATGTGCCCGCGACCGATGGTGATGGGCTGGCGGCCGAGGGTGAGGCTCATGTCGTCGAAGCTTGCGCGGGCGTACAGCCAATCGATTCGGTTCTGCAGCTGAAAGCGCGAGTGATCGACGGCGCTCCAAGCGAGGGGAAGCCACGTGGGCGTGGCTGCGCCTTTGCCGATGGATAGCGTGCTGCCCAAGAGCGACGCCGGCAGCGTGCTCGACGAACTGGTCAGCTCGTCGTGGATCACGACGGCAAACTCCGGATGTTTCAACTCCAACTTCGGGCGCAGCGCAACGATGGAAACAGCGGCGGGGTTCTCGTCTCTTGGTACGAAGGGGGCACTGAGCGGTCCTCCGTGGAGCAGCAGATTGTAGGAACGCACCGCGCCGCCAGCCACGAAGGAACTCTCCTCCAGGGGGTCCTCCGAAATCACGAACGCGTGAGCCGGCAGCGCCAGGGCCAAGCAAGCGACAGCGACCAAGCCACGCTTCAGCATCAGCGAAGCTCGTCCTCCACGACCCGTCCGTCCTCGAGGTGCACGATGCGTCGCGCGCGCGCCATCACCCGCGGGTCGTGAGTGCTGAACAAGAAGGTGAGCTGTCGGGCATGATTCAGCTCCACCATCAGATCCAAGAGAGACTCCGCGCTCTTGCTGTCTAGATTGGCCGTGGGCTCATCTGCGAGCACTAGCGTGCGTGCAGAGGCGATGGCGCGGGCGACGGCAACGCGCTGCTGCTGGCCCCCGCTCAGCTCGGCGGGACGACGACCCAGCATGTCGCCGAGGCCCACGGCGCGCAGCACCTCGCTGGCGCGCTCACGGCATTCTTCGCGCGGCGTGCCTTGCAGCTCCAGCACCAGCTCGGCGTTCTCCAACGCCGAAAGCACGGGCAGCAGGTTGTAGGCTTGAAACACGAAGCCAATGTGGTCTCGGCGCATGCGCGCCAGCTCGGCTTTACTCATGGCGGACAGATCCTTGCCGCCCACACGAATGCTGCCGCTGGTCGGGCGATCGAGCGCACCGATCAAGTTGAGTAGCGTGGTCTTGCCGGAGCCCGAGGGCCCCGCGAGAGCAGTCAGCTCCCCGGGCTCGACCACCAGATCTACGTCGCCCAGAGCAACGACGTCGTGCTGTCCTTGGCGGTAGGTCTTGCAAAGCC is from Polyangiaceae bacterium and encodes:
- a CDS encoding ABC transporter ATP-binding protein, with protein sequence MSEPAVEARGLCKTYRQGQHDVVALGDVDLVVEPGELTALAGPSGSGKTTLLNLIGALDRPTSGSIRVGGKDLSAMSKAELARMRRDHIGFVFQAYNLLPVLSALENAELVLELQGTPREECRERASEVLRAVGLGDMLGRRPAELSGGQQQRVAVARAIASARTLVLADEPTANLDSKSAESLLDLMVELNHARQLTFLFSTHDPRVMARARRIVHLEDGRVVEDELR
- a CDS encoding RuvA C-terminal domain-containing protein; amino-acid sequence: MAALTTLGFKKAECRRALGELTSCDDALSMEELIRHALALLVPA
- a CDS encoding contact-dependent growth inhibition system immunity protein, translating into MSMDPSLLAKTLDELDPPAWAAPTYESYLVATCHRLRRKPIGEFGVEDLRIMIGQKIGLRFLVPLALDVVERDALVAGDLYPGDLLNSLLRLGPDFWRVHADWRNRVEGVLARLAVVPTELEDAAKTFGGWSG
- a CDS encoding DUF4304 domain-containing protein, with translation MSESSILIDQAIGAELAPRLKALGFAKKARNFRRTTPGSLQHAACPARSPASPSKAALRSGLDAVASVEVF
- a CDS encoding NADPH-dependent FMN reductase; the encoded protein is MNVLALVGSLRAVSINAAFCRSASRLAPPGLAVSIYPRLGELPLFNPDLESDLPAPVRDLWREVEGADALLIASPEYAHGVSGVMKNALDWLVGFERFVYMPVAVVNTSPRSHHAYDALLEILRTMSAEIIDEASVSIQLLGACTTEEQMLTTPAVASKIRDAMVALEKHLRDRGER
- a CDS encoding class I SAM-dependent methyltransferase → MSVRYDRIGHGYASQRREDPRIKARIARALGDARTVVNVGAGAGSYEPPDRHVIAIEPSDVMAAQRAPQRVPAIRASAGALPLRDRSVDAAMAILTVHHWDAEREAGVKELRRVARGPVVVLTYDAEVSGNMWLMAEYLTEVAELDRRIFPPPETIAQWLGGGTVETVPIAADTTDRMLGAFWAHPEWVLDADARNATSGFARQSSEVVERVVTALAADLASGAWDAKHGHLRQLDEYDAGLRLVVGE